From the genome of Candidatus Nitrosocosmicus oleophilus, one region includes:
- a CDS encoding homocysteine S-methyltransferase family protein, whose product MIILNGFLNDLATKVLLFDGAMGTEIQKYEPKENDYLNNKEGFNDSLNFTHPEWIKTIHKNYIKAGSDCIETNTFGSNKLKLDEYGQGDKTIDFNVQGAKLVKESSAELGRDVYVIGSMGPSGYLPSSNDSDLGNISLGEIEEAFFVQAQGLIIGGCDALLIETGQDVLEMKLAVESCFRAMNKLEKTLPIITNVTLDQYGKMLLGTNVQSAYTTLSNLDIDVFGLNCSTGPLEMTPSVQWLCEQNELPILVMPNAGMPVNENGIAKYLMAPQEISLKLSEFVNKYERLKIIGGCCGTSVDHIKHLRSMLNTRTKTPVNLSFENETVT is encoded by the coding sequence ATACGAACCCAAGGAGAACGATTATCTCAATAATAAAGAAGGATTTAATGATAGTTTGAATTTTACTCATCCTGAATGGATAAAGACGATCCATAAGAACTACATCAAAGCAGGCAGCGATTGTATTGAAACCAATACCTTTGGCAGCAATAAGCTCAAGTTAGATGAATACGGACAAGGGGATAAGACTATCGATTTCAATGTTCAGGGGGCAAAACTTGTGAAAGAATCATCTGCAGAGTTAGGTCGCGATGTATATGTAATAGGTTCGATGGGTCCATCAGGGTATTTGCCTAGCTCAAACGATTCTGATCTAGGTAATATTTCATTGGGAGAAATCGAAGAAGCCTTCTTTGTCCAAGCCCAGGGACTGATAATTGGAGGGTGTGATGCTCTTTTAATTGAAACAGGACAAGATGTATTAGAGATGAAATTAGCTGTTGAAAGCTGCTTCCGAGCGATGAACAAATTAGAAAAGACTTTACCGATAATTACAAATGTAACCCTCGACCAATATGGGAAAATGCTCCTTGGAACAAACGTTCAATCAGCATATACAACTTTGAGTAATTTAGATATTGATGTATTTGGATTAAATTGTTCTACAGGGCCCTTGGAAATGACTCCAAGTGTACAGTGGTTATGCGAACAAAATGAGTTACCCATATTAGTCATGCCCAATGCCGGAATGCCAGTGAACGAAAATGGTATAGCTAAATATTTGATGGCACCACAAGAAATCAGTCTAAAGCTTTCTGAATTTGTTAATAAATATGAAAGATTAAAAATAATTGGAGGGTGTTGTGGTACATCGGTAGATCATATAAAGCACTTACGCTCCATGCTTAACACAAGGACGAAAACTCCTGTAAATTTGTCATTTGAAAATGAGACTGTTACCTAA